In a single window of the Limnohabitans sp. 2KL-27 genome:
- the purE gene encoding 5-(carboxyamino)imidazole ribonucleotide mutase: MTQALIGVVMGSSSDWDTMQHAVQILQQFGIPHDARVVSAHRMPDDMFAYAQSAAERGLQAIIAGAGGAAHLPGMIAAKTVVPVLGVPVQTQALSGVDSLHSIVQMPKGVPVATFAIGAAGAANAALFAVAMLANQDAALRQKLEAFRAEQTAAARAMKLPPVGAA; this comes from the coding sequence ATGACTCAAGCGCTCATCGGCGTCGTCATGGGTTCCAGCTCCGACTGGGACACCATGCAGCACGCAGTCCAGATTCTCCAACAGTTTGGCATCCCCCACGACGCCCGCGTGGTTTCGGCCCACAGAATGCCGGACGATATGTTTGCCTATGCACAAAGCGCGGCCGAGCGGGGCTTGCAGGCCATCATCGCAGGCGCGGGCGGCGCGGCCCACCTGCCGGGCATGATCGCGGCCAAAACCGTGGTGCCGGTGCTGGGTGTGCCGGTGCAAACCCAGGCGCTGTCGGGTGTCGATTCGCTGCACAGCATTGTGCAAATGCCCAAGGGCGTGCCCGTGGCCACCTTTGCCATTGGCGCAGCGGGCGCGGCCAATGCCGCTTTGTTTGCGGTGGCCATGCTGGCCAACCAGGATGCGGCGCTGCGCCAAAAACTCGAAGCCTTCCGCGCCGAGCAAACGGCGGCTGCGCGCGCCATGAAACTCCCACCCGTGGGTGCTGCATGA